CCTCGGCGAGCGCGTGCCCACGCTCACGTTCCAGTACTGGTCCGACCAGGGGCCGCCGACGGTGCTGTTCGAGGAGACGATCTCGAACGTCCAGGCCCGCACCGGCGAGATGGGGTTCGACATCGAGACGATGCCGATGACGACGGCGGAGGGGCTCGATTCGGTGGCCAACGACAACCGTGATTTCCACATCGCAGTGAACAGCCACGGGCCGTCGCCGGGTCGACTCGACCCGAACGAGCTGTTGACCAACTACAGCATCGACTTCGCGGGCGCCGACGGCAACTACAACCCCGCGAACTACGCGAGCTGTGAGTTCTCCGACCCCGCCGCGCGGCAGGCGACGGTGGGCGACCCCGACGAGCGGCGTCAGGTGGTCGGCGAGGCCATGAGCGTCTTCTCGGAGGACCTCGCGTTCATCCCGACGATCGAGCGGCCGACGACAGCGGCCATCAACACCGACCAGATCCAGTCGATCGAGGCCGGCGCGGCGGGGCTGACGGACACACACTGGGCGGCGCTCGTCGAAGCCGGCGTGAGCGCGCAGAGCGGCACCGACGCGGTCGTCGCGAACCTGCCGTCCGAGCACCTGACGAGCAGCTTCTACCCGACCGTCGCCGACGGCGACTCGATGGGGCTGTACACGAGCCTGACCCACTCGCCCCTGCTCATGTACGACTCCAACTACGAGCTAACCCCCGTCCTCGCGGAGGACTGGGAGACGTCCGACGACGGGACGTCCACGACGTTCAACCTCCGTCAGGCGACCTTCCACAACGGCGACCCGGTGACGCCTGAGGACGTCAAGTGGACGTACGAGTTCCTGAGCGAGCAGTACCACGCGGGTAACTACCAGTGGACCAACCTCCCGGAGGACCTCACCGTCGAGATCGTCGACGATAGCACGGTCAGC
The DNA window shown above is from Halorarum salinum and carries:
- a CDS encoding ABC transporter substrate-binding protein, producing MPSSGRESGDRRVDRRRVLQTIGVASAAALAGCGGGGGNGDGNGGDDTDTPGGAADLGERVPTLTFQYWSDQGPPTVLFEETISNVQARTGEMGFDIETMPMTTAEGLDSVANDNRDFHIAVNSHGPSPGRLDPNELLTNYSIDFAGADGNYNPANYASCEFSDPAARQATVGDPDERRQVVGEAMSVFSEDLAFIPTIERPTTAAINTDQIQSIEAGAAGLTDTHWAALVEAGVSAQSGTDAVVANLPSEHLTSSFYPTVADGDSMGLYTSLTHSPLLMYDSNYELTPVLAEDWETSDDGTSTTFNLRQATFHNGDPVTPEDVKWTYEFLSEQYHAGNYQWTNLPEDLTVEIVDDSTVSFNTENPAPTLLTASLSIYGVLPRDPYVNAGIEDSPTDFEDPMIGAGPYRITAYNNQQNMQLEPHDGHPVYSPDTQILLQLYDSTDGVTRAFQNGELNVAVAIHPEAGQQLQDNMGGNVQIISGVAHLPFGIMPQQSFAPGMFPEFRQALSHMVDRQNLNETYAFGESQVVTHATFNSQEHPWYNEEVLTQIAGESADVEQAKQVLEDAGWGWDDAGNLHYPQDASMEAWPQGEEPSPDDFPCLG